The Callospermophilus lateralis isolate mCalLat2 chromosome 3, mCalLat2.hap1, whole genome shotgun sequence genome has a segment encoding these proteins:
- the Erg28 gene encoding ergosterol biosynthetic protein 28 homolog isoform X1: MAQVDLRLEQSWGSLFAAGSVVLGVRSPEHLLWSKGVMSRFLNVLRSWLVIVSIIAMGNTLQSFRDHTFLYEKLYTGKPNLVNGLQARTFGIWTLLSSVIRCLCAIDIHNKTLYHITLWTFLLALGHFLSELFVFGTAAPTIGVLAPLMVASFSILGMLVGLQYLEAEPASRQKKRN, from the exons ATGGCTCAGGTGGACTTGCGGCTGGAGCAGTCCTGGGGGAGCTTATTTGCTGCTGgttctgtggtgctgggggtcCGATCGCCAG AACACCTCCTCTGGTCTAAGGGAGTCATGAGCCGTTTCCTGAATGTGTTGCGAAGCTGGCTGGTTATAGTATCCATCATAGCCATGGGAAACACACTCCAGAGCTTCCGGGACCACACCTTTCTCTATGAAAAGCTCTACACTGGCAAGCCAAACCTCg TAAATGGCCTCCAAGCTCGGACCTTTGGGATCTGGACCCTGTTGTCATCGGTGATTCGCTGCCTCTGTGCCATTGACATCCACAACAAGAC CCTCTACCACATCACACTCTGGACCTTCCTCCTCGCCCTGGGGCACTTCCTCTCTGAGTTGTTTGTATTTGGAACTGCTGCACCCACAATTGGTGTCCTGGCCCCACTGATGGTGGCaa GTTTCTCCATCCTGGGTATGCTAGTCGGGCTCCAGTACCTAGAAGCAGAGCCAGCATCCAGACAGAAGAAGAGGAACTGA
- the Erg28 gene encoding ergosterol biosynthetic protein 28 homolog isoform X2 encodes MSRFLNVLRSWLVIVSIIAMGNTLQSFRDHTFLYEKLYTGKPNLVNGLQARTFGIWTLLSSVIRCLCAIDIHNKTLYHITLWTFLLALGHFLSELFVFGTAAPTIGVLAPLMVASFSILGMLVGLQYLEAEPASRQKKRN; translated from the exons ATGAGCCGTTTCCTGAATGTGTTGCGAAGCTGGCTGGTTATAGTATCCATCATAGCCATGGGAAACACACTCCAGAGCTTCCGGGACCACACCTTTCTCTATGAAAAGCTCTACACTGGCAAGCCAAACCTCg TAAATGGCCTCCAAGCTCGGACCTTTGGGATCTGGACCCTGTTGTCATCGGTGATTCGCTGCCTCTGTGCCATTGACATCCACAACAAGAC CCTCTACCACATCACACTCTGGACCTTCCTCCTCGCCCTGGGGCACTTCCTCTCTGAGTTGTTTGTATTTGGAACTGCTGCACCCACAATTGGTGTCCTGGCCCCACTGATGGTGGCaa GTTTCTCCATCCTGGGTATGCTAGTCGGGCTCCAGTACCTAGAAGCAGAGCCAGCATCCAGACAGAAGAAGAGGAACTGA